The DNA region agtgTGGTGTTGTGGTCCAAGGTAATCTCTACAAACAGATTCTGCATATGTATATGCcttctgtttgtagtccattTGTAATCCAAATACTACTGACCAATCAAGCATGAATGGCAGATAAACAGTCCTTTTGGAGAGGCGGAAAGAGTCGGCCATGTCTGACAACGGGCTTTATAataagtttttttaaaaatgtatctgcattcatatgcagatatctgttttttAGAGATCAGCTGAAATGACCGGTGCACAGAAAAGGAAGTCCTGGCTTGGATATCCGCTGGCTACACCTGATTAGCCTGTAATATTGGCCCTCACTCCCAGAGGTTTATTGTCATCGGACCGATAGATGATGGGTTTTAAAAGTGGGTCTATGTTGGTCAGACTGTCATGGAGAGAACAGAGTATTAACAGAGTATTAATCCATACCACTAAGAGGACTTTCTCATATAAAACAGCaagaaaagggaaaacaaaATCGTAACTGATCACAAAAGAATAAGCAAAGACTcgaaaacatatttataaaaTCAGTCATcatgaaatgtgtgtttaaatctgtgtgaatgagtgagaaATCTACTTGcacattgaaaatgtttttatgcatttatcttaaaaataccttttttaaaataaatattttacaaaGTTTTATAGGTGTCCTGAAAATACCTTACTTACTTTTTAATGGATTTTAATGTAGCTGGTTTTACTCGTATAGATAACACTAATACAATATGAAATCTTTTAAATTCAGGTCCAGATTACTGATACTGTGGGAGAGACAAGGGCTCAACCCTTAACAAGTATACAGCAAGCAAGGCTTGACCTTCAGATCATTCCGGACCAGcgtttttactgtttactgaaTATTTAGTGGATTCTTCAAAGCACACGTCAAGGGATTTTTATCTGTGCTGTATCCTGTTAGACAGGTTTATAATGCATGAAgtagtgtttcccacagagcaGTGGCTCATGTTGCTCTCTTTCAGACACTGAACAAGCGGAGGGAGACAAAGCCTTTCAGTTGGAGAATAAAAGGTATTCATCTCTCTGTTTACAGTTAAATAGAGAAAAGACTGAAATCGTACATGGGATTCTGAATCAGAACTTAAGTAAGCATGATATTCAGCATGCATGAGATGATGCAGTAATTAATTTACAAAAGAAAGAAGATAAATGTACTGTCTTTAAAAAGCCCTTGGGATGATACTGGATATTAGGTGCCTCTGGTGATGGGTGACACTGTACATACAAAtatactaatatatatatactactCCTCTCTGTTTTAGTTTTTTACTACCTCTTCAGCACAATTCAGCtattaacagtaaaatattggGAATGATTTCCTGTAAAGCACCTGAATAGAAAGATGTAAAATTACCTAAAAACACGTTTGTCATGTTGCTCAGTGTGCATATCATACTCTGGTGCAGATTAATTAAAGTGCCTTTTGAACACACCGAAGCAAGGaaataaaatgactcaaaagTTGCTAAACTGGAGGTCATTGTAGTTGCTCATCTTTAGTTTTAGGATGAAGCATACAGTCGGTGTTGAAATGCCTTCAAATGGAACTGTTTAGTCTCTCTCAAACAAACAAGTGCACTCTTTTCTGCATTCTTTCTGTCCTTCCTCCTGTGTTCCCTCTGTGTACTGTCATGCCTCAGTCAGGGCGGCTACTTCTCTGCCTGCTGCACAGTCATGTCCCGGCTTGCTTGGTTATAAAATGGGATCCTGTCAGTGAGTTTATGGACATACCTCAATAATACAGGAGCACACACTGACCTTCCAACACTGCCACACACCTCCCAATGTTTTAAGAAATaactttttctttatattttacaaTTTAGATAGATTTGATCACAGTATAACACTGAAAGTTgtcaaaaaagacaaagaatctGAACGTTGAATAGCAAACGTCACAGTGCTTTTTGAATCATTTACCTATTTCTTCACCTCTCTCAAGGTGGCAGTCAAGTGTGTCACCAGCAATAACCCAAACAGATGAGATTGCATCACTGTGACTAAGGGTTGGCTGGAAATAACTAACAACACGTTATGTCTCCAGGAGGgttgctttgtgttttctgttagaCTTAGTGTGCTGACTAGAGACTGAAATGCAGCCAGAGGCGTGCATGTGGAGTGGGCCTTCAGGCAGAGTTGTAGGCTACTAACACAGTATTTACATTTGAGTAGGAAAATCAGACTGGGAAGCTTCTTCCTGCCTTTAGAGTTTCTGTAAAGTCTAAAATGTCAGGATGCACGTCCTGCAGGCTGTGATTCCTTGCAGCTTGACAGAATAAATTGAAGCATGAATTGTGTAGACAGTTTGcagcagtgatactcaacttacgGCTCATGACCCGCTGACCATTTTCTaagttttaatgtaaataaggtgcaaGAGTGCATCCAAAGgaatcaaaatagagcttgtttatcaaaaacaGTGCCAGGGGAGGATCCCTGGGAACTCCCAACAGCCTCAAATGCTCTTAAATTCTAGAAACACCCCTGTGTACACCTGACCAGTGTGAGGCTGCTGCGACTGATAAGCCTCTTGTAAGAGTTGAGTGAGGACTACAAATATTGAAAGGTTGATAACAACCCATTCATGTACTgataaacattattattatttattaacgGGCCCTTGGTGTCCTGTCATTTTGTAGaagtggcccccaggcaaagcaagttgagtatccctggtTTACAGTTACCACAAGTTTTCAGCATGACAGTAAAGTGGTTATTTTACCACTGAGTGATTATCTCGGCTGATATGGTTATTATAAACAGCCATGAAGGAGAACATCACACACCCATGCAAACATTAAAAGTATTATTGGTCACTGTAATTATTCCTTCTGTCTGTGAAGAGAGGCTGCagcaaagaaaaacattcaGGGAGGAACAAAAAGAGACGAACAGACTGGGAGGGCTGACGAGACCGAACTCTTGACCTTATCATTACCTCTACCGTCatgatagagagagagaagatgatGTAACTAATTAATCATTTTCATGACCTATTAGATTTTGTAAGATTACAACTATTTGGTCtacaaaaaacatcacaataaaaataatgaatgccTGTTACAGTTTTCTAGAGACTACGATGATGATTTCAAATGTTAGTCTGACATAGAATTCAACATCCTATGAGAGGCATTTTACGAAAttgcaatacaaaaaaaaagctgcaaatgtttggcatttttgcttgaaaagtaACTTAAGTAGTTAATAGAATATTATAATAGTAGCTCTATAAGGGAGTTTAATGGGTACTCTTTTGTAAGAGGGGTCTAAAATCAAAATAAGAAAGAAGTGTAAACTGTCTCATCTTACATGCACTCAGTCACATGGGTGTGATTAACAGTTACTTCgtcactgtctgtgtgaaagGAACTTGACTCATACCTAACTCTCCCTCAGGGAGGTCATCATCATGTATCTCCATACATCTCTATGTGCATTAGGGTGAGGGAATAGGTTGATACTGGTTTTTCTTGTTTACTCCTACCACCTCTTGCTGCTTTTTGTCATTGTTACTGTAACCCTCCCAAACTGCAGAAGAAATGAATCACAATAGGGAGTATTTGCACTTCCAACAACACACCCATATTTGTGTTCAGTGAAGTGAGGGAGCTCTACCTAGTGGCTGGAGGCAGGTTTGTCTCAGGCTGACATATTTACAATGGTTTTGTATGTATACATTTAATCAGTATTTGTATTTGCGTGTCTTTATGACACAAGATAACGGAGTGGTAGCACTAAAGATGGAGAAGAAAGATAAGCTGGGAGAAAAGAGGgggtaaaataaataactacTGCTGAAGTACTCCTGAGGGGGCATTTAAATCTCGAGCTGCACCAGTGGAGTATTTCAGTGCCTATAAGTCAAATAATGTGGTTGTACTGTTCAGCTCCAGCAGGTTTCCATAGGTGGGACTATGTAAATCTGAAACAGGCAGTAAAAATAACTTGAAGCTGCAGACTGCATGGGTTAAAACATTTGAAGCTTTTATTCAagtaaatactccactacaagtgAAAGAACTGCAATCAGAATCTTACCTGAGTAGAAGTATGGAAGTTGGATCAGAAAAATGTACATAAAGTTTGAAAGTACTCAATAAAAATTGGTCCTGTGAgcattatgttttctgtgtATGAATAGCATTTTAATGCTGTATCTGGCTGTAATGATTTGaaccactttatttttttccaggaTACTTTTATGTATAACCACAAATCATACCTTATAAGCTGATAGTTTATAGCTTATAAGCTGTGTGTAAACTCTTAAGCAGTGAACTATAGTTGGCCAATAAATGTAGatgagtaaaaagtacaatattttcctgtgaaattaaagttaaagtATTAACTTGCACAAATTGCAAACAGACTAATTGTACGAAAGCACAGTACTTGAGTGACTTTACTTTCCGCCACCAATTTTTCTTCCAAACAACTGAGCAAAGTGGTCAGCGTTTAAGTCATTTAATTGTTTCATGTGTCGATACCGTGAGCAATGCACATGATGCACACCACATGTAAACGCCACGGTTACATACGTGGTCTCTTTGTGACATCATGAGGCTCCACGCAGCAGTCCTGCAGCACAGTAGCTGAACTGTATCTCCTTTCTCGGCTGGTGAAGTTGGCCCGTggcacaaaagcaaacaaaatacCCATTGTACTACTGCAGCCCTCACAAACATCAGCAAACTGTGCCACCGTTACCTACAAGCCTCGACACAACAGGGCCCtctttcattttgagtttcaATCCAGCTATCTGTATGACCTTTGAGAGGGTTTTCACTGTGCAGTGCATTCCAGTATGCAGTTATTATAAATGCCCTTGATGAATCACCTTGGGAAAGTGCTGAACACTTGAGGATGAATGTAGTCAACAGACATGCATTGTTTTGTCTCGTAAGGCCATATACAAGGAAAATGTTGTTAATGTGGTTTATGAGAGGCCAAAATATCAAAGATTGATTTAATTTATGTTTCAATATTGTTTGTTTCTCACTATATTTCTCAACCAGAAAgtctaaaattaaaaacaacacaaaaaacatatgTAAGCTGAGGTCATTAAGTCCCAAATAGACTCCAGTGTCCTTGATGGAAGCTACAGCCCAGAGGTCAGTTTACctgatttttttgttgaagGAGAACATCACCTAAATTAGGAACTCCAATGTTATTTCTATGACCTATGAAAGTTCAATCAGTATtagtgaacatgagctactttCTCTCAAGCCAGAAACCATAGAAGCAGGTCTCAAATTTGTGAGATTTAggatataaagtctggagctgctctataGACAGTGAATAGAAGACTGATTTTATGGACAcaaagaatgtttgttttcttttgtattcCCTAATGTGCCTGAGcgtattgtagtgttctcagttttgaaacagaaaatgtacccatatgcTCAGATCATTGCCCTAGGTGTTCTCAGTGCCATCTAGATCATCTACCCAActcactgtctatggagcagctccagactttgacatcacagatttgagttttagcacttttgtttttggatctgaaagagttgttcatgtttacttttacttttggacTGTCTCAGCCTGTAGGAATAacatatgaattttgaaaatgggcttAAACTTCATGGCAGCTAAATCAGTACACGGTTTAAAATGATCACCAAGACATCAAGActtcaaaacactttattttgtgttttcttcttcaaaTAGTAAAGTGAATAATCTCACTTTtgattttaaagtatttttttataaataacatTTCAACCAGTTACAATAAATGTTACTATTTACAAAGTCACGGGAATATTCAGTCCTattccaaaaaataaataagagtaAGTTCTAAGTTCATCTACTCAAGAGAAACAAAACTATGAAAAGCAATCAGGGTGCACCATGTCATGTCTtgtaaaagttttttaaaaacacatatcaACTGTTACACAATGGAAATAATGCAATAATTACAAAACACTGGGGAAACTATCTACAAATGTGCACTCCCAATTAATAGGGAAAACAGATATATAAGGTGCCTAAATTGCACTGTGCAAAAGAGGTGTCTACTGTACATAGCCACCCATCCAATGAAAATAAGCTGCCAGAACAATATGTCCTGTGTCACACATTAATGTAGAGCCactgttaacaaaaaaaataatcttttacaCAGCAATGAATTCAAGTCACCAGATTTGAAGCAAAAAAGAGTTAGGTTAGGGGTTACCCAGAGGGCACCCACACTTTTGACTAACTATGAATGTGAGCGAAAAGCAAGTCAATCATATTAGGCACACATGAAGCTCGGGCCACGTCTACAGCCGTCTGACCGCTGATGTTGGTGTGCTTCAGGTCGGACCGTGGTGCTAAGAACTCCACAACATCCCGGTGGCCTTCCCGGATGGCAATGTGGATAGGAAGTGCGCCGCTGTGGTCTGGGATGTTGACCGAAGCACCGTACTCCACCAGAACCTGCAGAGTGTCCAGGAATCCTGTTCGGGCTGCATCGTGGACAGGCGCTATCCCATGTTTGTCCTGGACGTTGGGGTCTGCTCCTTTTTCTAATAGCAAACTAGCAACCTTGGAGTtccccatcatcatcacctgtaGGAGACATGACAGGAGAGGGGGACAGAGTGCACAGTAAATTTAACGTGTGTGTAAATGGCAAGTTGTGACCCCACATTCTCTCAAATACAGCTCAGTTGTGGATATCCACCGATCAGATCACTAATCCCTATGaaatgtttcagttttgttGCTTCCAATTAAGTGTGACCTGGTGAAGAATCAAATAAATACAGTCATCATATATAGTTTTATTGAGAATATAATGACAACTGTCACATTCATACAAAAGTTGTCACTATTGTTAATTAAATATgtttggattttggactgttggttggacaaaacaagctaCTAGAAGAAGTCACCTTGAGGTCTGGGAaatttatgaatatttttctctatttctgatattttatagactaaactTTTGAGAACATAACCATTGTTTCTTTCATCCTTACTTTTTGGTCTATCTTTATTTACATAAATAGTGTGGCCAAAGTATTAGAAAGCCCTCTCAGTGTAATGACACAGTTAGACAGCACCACGAAGTACAGCATAAAACCCTCAAAGGTCAGCACCTCTCTTAAACAgtttaaacaaaaac from Epinephelus fuscoguttatus linkage group LG3, E.fuscoguttatus.final_Chr_v1 includes:
- the cdkn2d gene encoding cyclin-dependent kinase 4 inhibitor D → MVLSQMDAGKALTAAAARGNTSEVQRILEECRVHPDTLNEFGRTALQVMMMGNSKVASLLLEKGADPNVQDKHGIAPVHDAARTGFLDTLQVLVEYGASVNIPDHSGALPIHIAIREGHRDVVEFLAPRSDLKHTNISGQTAVDVARASCVPNMIDLLFAHIHS